Within Acomys russatus chromosome 7, mAcoRus1.1, whole genome shotgun sequence, the genomic segment ACAgcacaaagatagatagatagatagatagatagatagatagatagatagatagatagatagataggtgcaaaaaccagaaaaaaggcTGAAGGACTCTCTTGGTGGAGCGAATGTAAACTGGTGAATAATTGGTTTTTAACTCTCAAGGAAATGGACAAAAGACAGTAGCCGTGGCCTGGAGGAGGCATAGTGCTGCAGTCTTTCTGGGGCTGTGTCTCCTGTCACCACAGTTGGTGGAAATCAAACTAACACACTGCAAGAAGAGAAAGTTGACAAGAATGGTGAAAGCCAGACTCTGAGGTCTGAGTCCGGGCACATTAATGCCCCAGTCCTTTGTGACCTTTAAACAGTGTTTCTGATGTACACACCATCAGGAACAGGCTGAACCCAAGCTGGtgtctcttctgtgtgcttctgtaTGGGACAGGCCACCTCCCCTCCTTGTGAGAAATCACACACAGTTGCAAGTTATTTCTTCTTGTCCATGTTTATTACACACCTACTATGCGTTGTCTAATAAGTTTTGTGGGTACAAGACTGAAAACCTCAGGGCCAGTCCTCTGGCCACAGCTCACAGCGTCCcgtggcaggaagaaggaagttcaGTATTTGTCAGGCAGGTCCTTAGGTCTGAAGTGATTGGGATCCTTGCCGCTGCGGCCCCATCTGTTGGCTTCCTGGTCAGCCTCGGAGTCCTCGTGTCCACGGCCTATGAGACTCTGAATGTTTTCTCTTGCGTCACTAGGAGAAGCAGACAAGAAGCAGATGGGTCAGCAAGCTGTGTCAACAGTCTGCCCTCCCTGTTTTCCCCTTTGCATGGCATGGTTTCAGGGGGAAACCAGGAAGGgccaggagggaggagctgaggccCTGCTCAGCCCAGCTGTCACTCCACACTAGATTAGCACCACCAGAACACGGGGCTGACAGTCACTCCATGTCTGCATTTGGGAACAGGCTCCCATagcatggctgtgagccaactCTGCCCACAGCCCAGGGGGGCCTCACATGAGCATGGTTTCTCCAGAGCTCGTCTTCCACTGCTTTTCCCAGGACAGTCATGCCTGCCACCCACCCCGAGTCCCAGCAACCTGAGGTACCTGAGGAATTCAGCGACCCAGACTCCCCCAGGACCCCTTTGGGCAGCATCATAGTTTCCCCGAGCATGGAAGTATTTGTCTGAGTGTTTCCAGTTGGCTTCCCTCATGTCAGTGTAGGCTCGCCACATGTCCCCAGCCCCTGGATGGGAAAGACCACAGCAACATGAACCTAAAGACCCTGCCCAAGCCTTAGAGAGGACAAAGGAATCGATTGAGTCCGGTCAGAGCAGCCTGAAGCTCACACAGCCAAGGCCAGGGCACCCCACGGCTGGTCCTGAGAGTGCAGGTGCAGGGAAAGACTGGTGTGGACCTCGGTGGTATCACAGCTCTCTAGGTGATGCCACCGGGACCTCACACTGTTCACAAATGCATTTAGGAAGTGTCAGGTGGACTTGACAGGCAGACGGGATTGCCTCAAGCCCAGCCGGGTTATgatctctgctctgcctcctgctgtaTGCAGTGCACATCAGGGATCCATGCAGGATTCCCTGGCCCATCCTGCCAAGCAGGCCAGTGAGTCGAACCCTCTGACCCCTCAGGAGACCCCTGAGGCAGTTGCCCCTTACCGTGGTAAGCCTCGCTAATAAAATCAAGCCAACTTCTACTGCTGACTCCCAGGACCAGGGAGCAGAAAATGAGGCCGGTGAGAAGCTTCATCCTGTGGAAATGAGAGGGGAGGCTGGAGGGGATACTCACAGGCTGGTGCCCCCGCCTTGTGCATCTCTCCAAGGAGGCTCTTCTTACAGCTGTTCATGTGTGTCCTAGCAGCGCCCCCTGAGACCTCAAAGCAGGCCCCCCTCAGAACCACGGGGCCTCAGCTCTGACCCCACCCTGCCTGCTGAACTGCCTCTGTCTAGGGAGGCAGCCAGGCAGCagtgagggagctggaggcagagacaaggttGCCTGCCCCTC encodes:
- the LOC127191474 gene encoding serum amyloid A-5 protein-like isoform X1, producing MKLLTGLIFCSLVLGVSSRSWLDFISEAYHGAGDMWRAYTDMREANWKHSDKYFHARGNYDAAQRGPGGVWVAEFLSDARENIQSLIGRGHEDSEADQEANRWGRSGKDPNHFRPKDLPDKY
- the LOC127191474 gene encoding serum amyloid A-5 protein-like isoform X2, whose product is MKLLTGLIFCSLVLGVSSRSWLDFISEAYHGAGDMWRAYTDMREANWKHSDKYFHARGNYDAAQRGPGGVWVAEFLSDAREGIQSFMGRGHEDSEADQKANRWGRSGKDPNHFRPAGLPDKY